A section of the Corynebacterium tuberculostearicum genome encodes:
- the uvrC gene encoding excinuclease ABC subunit UvrC, which yields MADPTTYRPAPGTIPTDPGVYKFRDENRRVIYVGKAKNLRARLSNYFQDITQLHPRTRQMVLTANSVEWTVVASEVEALQLEYTWIKRFDPHFNVMYRDDKTYPMLAVSVGETVPRAFFYRGPRRKGVRYFGPYSHAWAVRESLDLLTRVFPMRTCSKGVYNRHERLGRPCLLGYIGKCDAPCIGRVSKEDHRETVNDLVSFMNGNTGAVRRKLTQDMEQAAENLEFERAARLRDDLGAIDKIMEQQAVVFTDGTDADLIAFNSDELEAAVQIFHVRDGRIRGQRGWVVERAGDQASSEPLEEGKPDPALPALVQNFLIQFYSDAVEREKQEAREDAALAADVKRRGVDQESHMKSRRVQVIPRQILVQALPDEPEQVVALLEELRGAQVDLRVPQRGDKKQLMATVEKNAKEELRQHKLKRVGDLTARSAALQDIQEALGMEQAPLRIECTDISHIQGTDVVASLVVFEDGLPKKSDYRRYRIKEAAGDGRSDDVGSIAEITRRRFKRHKQDKLAHPDEEVEESSFAEEKVAEESAEAGRRFAYPPQLFIVDGGAPQVAAAQEVFDELGIVDVTLVGLAKRLEEIWVPGDDEPVILPRNSQALFLLQQIRDEAHRFAITYHRQQRSKRMRSSVLDSVPGLGPQRRTDLVKHFGSVKKLKAATVDEICEVNGFGPKLAQTVYESLHDSAGN from the coding sequence TTGGCTGACCCCACCACCTACCGCCCGGCCCCTGGAACCATTCCCACCGACCCGGGCGTCTATAAGTTCCGCGATGAAAACCGCCGCGTTATCTACGTGGGCAAAGCCAAGAACCTGCGCGCTCGGCTGTCGAACTATTTTCAGGACATCACGCAACTGCACCCGCGTACTCGCCAAATGGTGCTCACCGCCAACTCGGTGGAGTGGACGGTAGTTGCCAGCGAGGTGGAAGCCTTGCAGTTGGAGTACACGTGGATCAAGCGCTTTGATCCGCACTTCAACGTCATGTACCGCGACGATAAAACCTATCCTATGCTCGCGGTTTCGGTCGGGGAGACGGTCCCTCGCGCCTTTTTCTACCGTGGCCCACGGCGCAAAGGCGTGCGCTATTTCGGCCCCTATTCCCATGCCTGGGCCGTGCGCGAAAGCTTGGACTTGCTTACCCGCGTCTTTCCCATGCGCACCTGCTCGAAGGGCGTTTATAACCGGCATGAGCGGCTCGGGCGTCCGTGCCTTTTGGGGTACATCGGCAAATGCGATGCACCCTGCATTGGTCGAGTAAGCAAAGAAGACCACCGCGAGACGGTCAACGACCTCGTGTCCTTCATGAATGGCAACACCGGTGCAGTGCGCCGTAAACTCACCCAGGACATGGAACAGGCCGCGGAGAACCTAGAGTTCGAACGCGCGGCGCGCCTGCGCGATGACTTGGGCGCTATTGACAAGATTATGGAACAGCAGGCCGTGGTCTTCACAGACGGCACGGATGCTGATCTCATTGCGTTTAACTCCGATGAACTTGAGGCAGCGGTACAGATTTTCCACGTTCGTGATGGTCGCATTCGCGGTCAGCGCGGCTGGGTAGTCGAACGCGCCGGCGATCAGGCAAGCTCAGAGCCCTTGGAAGAAGGGAAACCCGATCCCGCGCTGCCCGCGTTAGTACAAAACTTCCTCATCCAGTTCTATTCCGATGCGGTAGAGCGCGAGAAACAAGAGGCGCGGGAAGATGCTGCGCTCGCCGCGGACGTGAAGCGGCGCGGGGTGGACCAAGAATCGCACATGAAATCCCGCCGCGTGCAGGTTATTCCACGCCAGATTTTGGTTCAGGCCCTGCCGGATGAACCGGAGCAGGTCGTCGCGCTGCTGGAGGAGCTGCGCGGCGCCCAAGTAGACCTGCGCGTTCCTCAGCGCGGCGATAAAAAACAGCTTATGGCCACGGTGGAGAAAAACGCCAAGGAGGAATTGCGCCAACATAAGCTCAAGCGGGTAGGAGACCTCACCGCACGCTCGGCGGCCTTGCAGGATATTCAAGAAGCCCTGGGCATGGAGCAAGCCCCATTACGCATTGAATGTACCGATATCTCGCATATTCAAGGCACAGATGTGGTTGCTTCTCTAGTGGTCTTTGAAGATGGTTTGCCCAAGAAGTCGGACTATAGGCGCTACCGCATTAAGGAGGCGGCAGGTGATGGCCGCTCGGATGACGTCGGTTCTATCGCAGAGATCACGCGCCGTCGGTTTAAGCGCCACAAGCAAGATAAGCTGGCCCATCCGGATGAGGAAGTAGAAGAGTCTTCCTTTGCAGAGGAGAAGGTGGCGGAAGAATCCGCCGAAGCGGGTCGCCGCTTTGCGTATCCACCGCAGCTTTTTATCGTGGATGGCGGCGCGCCCCAGGTGGCCGCGGCTCAAGAGGTATTTGATGAGTTAGGCATTGTGGATGTAACCCTGGTGGGCCTGGCCAAGCGCCTCGAGGAAATTTGGGTTCCAGGCGATGATGAGCCGGTGATTTTGCCGCGTAACTCGCAAGCGCTCTTCCTCCTGCAGCAAATTCGTGATGAAGCCCACCGCTTCGCTATTACTTACCATCGGCAGCAGCGCTCAAAGCGGATGCGTTCCTCGGTACTCGATTCCGTGCCGGGATTAGGACCGCAACGGCGCACCGATCTGGTCAAGCATTTCGGTTCGGTGAAAAAGCTCAAGGCCGCCACTGTGGATGAGATCTGTGAGGTCAACGGTTTTGGTCCAAAACTGGCCCAGACCGTGTACGAGAGT
- a CDS encoding PH domain-containing protein has product MNEAQAPKNPQHSRQLSDAEVLAYTSADPFAQTTSKPWEFTATSPFLRKVAIAWVILVLAIHIFMGITLDVSFTGAHVTTIDKFAFPGVGVLISVLSWIALNRPRLRANEDGVEVRNIVGTRFYPWQVVYGLSFPVGQRMARLELPEFEFVPVWALQSGDKDTVIDNVRRFRDVEAKYMPQD; this is encoded by the coding sequence ATGAACGAGGCGCAGGCCCCAAAGAATCCGCAGCACAGCCGCCAGCTTAGCGACGCCGAAGTATTGGCCTATACCAGCGCCGATCCCTTCGCACAGACCACCTCTAAACCGTGGGAGTTTACGGCGACCTCGCCCTTCCTGCGCAAGGTGGCTATCGCCTGGGTGATCCTCGTTCTGGCCATCCATATCTTCATGGGAATCACCTTGGATGTGTCTTTTACCGGTGCGCACGTGACTACCATCGACAAATTCGCCTTCCCTGGCGTAGGTGTTCTCATTTCCGTTCTGTCCTGGATCGCTCTTAACCGTCCCCGCCTGCGCGCAAATGAGGATGGGGTAGAGGTCCGCAATATCGTGGGCACGCGCTTTTATCCGTGGCAGGTGGTCTACGGACTTTCCTTCCCTGTAGGCCAGCGTATGGCACGCCTTGAGCTGCCCGAGTTCGAATTCGTCCCCGTCTGGGCGTTGCAATCTGGCGATAAGGACACCGTCATCGACAACGTCCGCCGCTTCCGCGACGTGGAAGCCAAGTACATGCCTCAGGATTAA
- the ribH gene encoding 6,7-dimethyl-8-ribityllumazine synthase: MSKEGLPDIAQVDGSGLRVAVVTATWNAEICDQLHAQAVQTATDNGAEVDEYRVIGALELGVVVQAAARSYDAVVALGCVIRGGTPHFDYVCDSVTQALTRISLDESTPVANGVLTVNDQQQAIDRAGFADSVENKGAEAMIAALDTALQLRTLNAAQK; encoded by the coding sequence ATGAGTAAAGAAGGTCTGCCTGATATTGCCCAGGTAGATGGCAGTGGACTGCGCGTTGCCGTGGTTACCGCTACATGGAACGCAGAAATCTGCGACCAGCTCCATGCCCAGGCGGTGCAGACCGCTACCGACAATGGTGCTGAGGTTGACGAATACCGAGTGATAGGTGCCCTGGAACTTGGCGTTGTGGTCCAAGCAGCAGCTCGCTCCTACGATGCCGTGGTGGCACTAGGCTGCGTTATCCGTGGCGGCACCCCGCACTTTGACTACGTATGTGACTCTGTCACCCAAGCGCTTACCCGTATCTCGCTCGATGAATCCACCCCGGTAGCTAACGGCGTGCTGACCGTCAACGACCAGCAGCAAGCCATCGACCGCGCCGGTTTTGCAGATTCGGTAGAAAACAAGGGCGCCGAAGCAATGATTGCGGCTTTAGATACCGCGCTGCAGTTACGTACACTAAACGCAGCACAGAAGTAA
- a CDS encoding bifunctional 3,4-dihydroxy-2-butanone-4-phosphate synthase/GTP cyclohydrolase II, translating to MSASDTSIRLDSIDQAIADIAAGKPVVVIDDEDRENEGDLIFAAELATPELVAFMVRYSSGYICAPLLPDDCNRLNLPPMLAVNQDVRGTAYTVTVDAATGSTGISATSRAETIRRLADPNTTPGEFTRPGHVVPLCARPGGVLERDGHTEASIDLARLAGLRPAGVLCEIVSEDDPTDMARSPELRRFADTHGLSMISIAQLIEWRRHNETQVTRQVTTELPTEYGHFTAIGYRHEVDGQEHVALVAGDPAQLCGARDVLVRVHSECLTGDAFGSRRCDCGPQLHESMCLISQEGRGVVIYLRGQEGRGIGLLHKLEAYRLQDSGMDTVDANLEQGLPEDAREYSVAGQILRDLGIESANLLTNNPHKGEGLSGFGVDASHHTPLATPAHADNIEYLRTKRDRMGHDLPQVAQWDAEHK from the coding sequence ATGAGCGCGAGTGATACTTCCATCCGTCTAGATTCCATCGACCAGGCCATCGCGGATATCGCCGCTGGTAAGCCGGTTGTTGTCATCGATGATGAGGATCGCGAAAATGAAGGCGATCTGATTTTCGCCGCGGAGCTAGCCACCCCGGAACTCGTGGCCTTCATGGTGCGCTATTCCTCTGGATATATCTGCGCACCCTTATTGCCAGACGATTGCAACCGCCTGAACCTTCCGCCGATGCTGGCGGTCAACCAGGATGTGCGCGGCACCGCCTATACGGTGACCGTGGATGCAGCAACGGGAAGTACCGGTATTTCTGCGACTTCGCGTGCAGAAACCATCCGCCGCCTAGCAGACCCAAACACCACGCCGGGCGAATTCACCCGCCCAGGCCACGTCGTGCCGCTGTGTGCCCGCCCAGGCGGCGTTCTGGAGCGGGACGGACATACTGAGGCCTCCATTGATCTGGCCCGTTTGGCGGGCCTGCGCCCGGCCGGTGTGCTGTGCGAGATCGTCTCGGAGGATGACCCCACGGATATGGCGCGCTCGCCAGAGTTGCGTCGCTTTGCCGATACGCATGGGCTCTCCATGATCTCTATCGCGCAGCTCATCGAGTGGCGCCGCCATAATGAAACGCAGGTCACCCGCCAGGTAACCACTGAGCTGCCCACCGAATACGGTCACTTCACCGCCATCGGTTACCGCCATGAGGTAGACGGGCAGGAACACGTTGCGTTGGTCGCCGGCGATCCCGCCCAGCTGTGCGGCGCACGCGACGTCCTAGTGCGCGTCCATTCGGAATGCCTAACCGGCGATGCCTTTGGCTCACGACGCTGCGATTGCGGGCCTCAACTGCATGAATCCATGTGCCTTATCAGCCAAGAAGGCCGCGGCGTGGTCATCTACCTGCGCGGTCAGGAAGGACGCGGCATCGGGCTTTTGCATAAGTTGGAGGCGTACCGCCTGCAGGATTCGGGCATGGATACCGTCGATGCCAACCTGGAGCAGGGCCTGCCCGAGGACGCCCGCGAGTACTCCGTGGCCGGGCAGATCCTTCGCGATCTCGGCATAGAATCCGCAAACCTTTTAACCAATAATCCGCATAAGGGCGAAGGGCTGAGCGGATTTGGCGTGGATGCCAGCCACCACACGCCGCTGGCCACCCCAGCACACGCGGATAATATTGAATACTTGCGTACTAAGCGCGACCGCATGGGCCACGACCTTCCGCAGGTTGCCCAGTGGGACGCAGAACATAAATAA
- a CDS encoding riboflavin synthase, which produces MFTGLVQELGTVEAMEPHADALRLSIRAPRTVAEAALGDSIAINGVCLTVADLSADTFCADVMQESLDRTALGRLAEGDPVNVEPALLPTTRLGGHIMQGHVDGTATLQSRTSSENWDVLRFSLPSELARYVVEKGSIAVSGTSLTVSSVGPDWFEVSLIPTTLRDTIHGALPVGGEVNLEVDVLAKYVEKMLHPEA; this is translated from the coding sequence GTGTTTACTGGGCTAGTACAAGAGTTGGGCACCGTGGAGGCAATGGAGCCGCACGCAGACGCGCTTCGCCTGAGCATTCGTGCCCCGCGCACCGTCGCGGAGGCCGCATTGGGTGATTCCATTGCCATTAACGGCGTATGCCTTACCGTGGCGGATCTGTCGGCGGATACTTTTTGTGCGGATGTGATGCAGGAGTCCCTTGACCGCACCGCCTTGGGGCGCCTTGCCGAGGGCGATCCGGTCAATGTCGAACCGGCGCTGCTTCCCACCACCCGGCTGGGCGGGCACATTATGCAAGGACACGTGGACGGCACCGCGACGCTCCAGAGCCGAACTAGCTCCGAGAACTGGGATGTGCTGCGGTTTAGCTTGCCGTCCGAGCTTGCCCGGTACGTCGTGGAAAAGGGCTCCATTGCCGTGAGCGGCACCTCGCTGACGGTGAGCTCCGTGGGCCCAGACTGGTTCGAGGTATCCCTTATCCCCACCACATTGCGCGATACCATTCACGGCGCCTTGCCGGTGGGAGGAGAGGTAAACCTCGAGGTGGATGTGCTGGCCAAGTATGTAGAAAAGATGCTTCACCCCGAAGCTTAA
- the ribD gene encoding bifunctional diaminohydroxyphosphoribosylaminopyrimidine deaminase/5-amino-6-(5-phosphoribosylamino)uracil reductase RibD, translated as MAAENQNSTLSAALLRAMAAGAEVRGTTSPNPPVGAVIVSPAGEIVGVGATQPVGGAHAEVMALQEAGDRARGATAVVALEPCAHTGRTGPCAQALIDAGVARVYYLHADPTPQAAGGAEVLAEAGVDVAKLEKPPHAEDALVPWLFAVRTQRPHVTLKFAQTLDGFTAAADGTSQWITGEEARDWVHADRAHRDAIVVGTGTALADNPSLTARFHDGSLRAHQPRRVVIGKRDLESAGDAASHLRELGYEQYESIEEALFELYATGARDVLVEGGAGLASSFLKADLVDAISAYIAPLLLGEGRGVLAHPVTQTLAEATRFRRVGMKALGDDVLIEYVR; from the coding sequence ATGGCCGCGGAGAACCAGAACAGCACTCTCTCCGCAGCGCTGTTGCGCGCGATGGCCGCGGGTGCTGAGGTACGTGGAACCACGAGCCCTAATCCACCGGTAGGCGCGGTCATCGTGTCGCCAGCTGGGGAAATTGTGGGCGTCGGCGCCACCCAGCCCGTGGGAGGCGCGCATGCCGAGGTCATGGCGTTGCAGGAGGCCGGAGATAGGGCGCGCGGCGCCACGGCCGTGGTCGCCTTGGAACCCTGTGCGCATACCGGCCGCACGGGTCCCTGCGCGCAGGCGCTTATCGATGCCGGCGTGGCTCGCGTGTACTACCTCCACGCCGATCCCACCCCGCAGGCTGCGGGTGGAGCAGAAGTGTTAGCGGAGGCCGGAGTGGACGTCGCCAAGTTAGAAAAGCCCCCGCACGCCGAGGATGCTTTGGTGCCATGGCTATTCGCCGTGCGCACCCAGCGGCCCCACGTCACCTTGAAGTTCGCGCAAACGCTGGACGGTTTTACGGCCGCGGCCGATGGAACCAGCCAATGGATTACGGGCGAGGAGGCACGCGACTGGGTGCATGCCGATAGGGCGCACCGCGATGCCATCGTGGTAGGTACCGGCACTGCGCTGGCTGATAATCCCTCGCTCACCGCACGCTTTCACGACGGGAGCCTGCGCGCGCACCAGCCACGCCGGGTGGTCATCGGCAAGCGTGATTTGGAATCGGCGGGCGATGCAGCAAGCCACCTGCGCGAGCTAGGGTACGAGCAGTACGAGAGCATCGAAGAGGCGCTCTTCGAGCTCTACGCCACCGGTGCCCGCGACGTCCTCGTGGAAGGAGGCGCAGGCCTAGCCAGTAGCTTCCTGAAGGCCGATTTGGTGGATGCCATCTCTGCCTATATCGCGCCACTTTTGCTGGGCGAAGGCCGCGGCGTGCTCGCGCACCCCGTGACCCAGACGCTGGCAGAAGCCACCCGTTTCCGCCGGGTGGGAATGAAGGCGCTGGGTGATGACGTTCTTATTGAATACGTGCGCTAG
- the rpe gene encoding ribulose-phosphate 3-epimerase, with protein MSAPIISPSILAADFSRLGEELAAIDTADWVHVDIMDGHFVPNLSFGPDITATVHRSTDKPLDVHLMIEEPEKWVETYAKAGAHTIIFHVEAVADDQAAVDLAQRIRDLGVRAAFSIKPGTAIEPWLDKLRHFDEVLVMSVEPGFGGQKFMPEMLEKVRKLRRSIDEQGLETVIEIDGGISPETIGAAAEAGCDAFVAGSAVFKSDDPAGVVKQLRDLAAGA; from the coding sequence ATGTCCGCACCGATTATTTCCCCTTCCATCCTGGCCGCCGATTTTTCTCGCTTGGGCGAGGAACTAGCGGCGATTGATACCGCAGACTGGGTCCATGTGGACATTATGGATGGGCACTTTGTGCCCAACCTGTCCTTCGGCCCAGATATCACGGCCACGGTCCATCGCAGCACCGATAAGCCACTAGATGTCCACCTCATGATCGAGGAACCCGAAAAGTGGGTGGAGACCTATGCCAAGGCGGGCGCACATACGATTATCTTCCACGTGGAGGCCGTCGCCGATGACCAAGCAGCGGTGGACTTGGCCCAGCGCATCCGCGATTTGGGCGTGCGTGCGGCCTTTTCCATCAAGCCAGGCACCGCCATCGAGCCGTGGTTGGATAAGCTGCGCCATTTCGATGAGGTGCTCGTGATGTCTGTGGAGCCTGGCTTCGGCGGGCAAAAGTTCATGCCAGAGATGCTGGAGAAGGTCCGTAAACTGCGCCGCAGCATTGATGAGCAGGGCCTTGAAACCGTCATCGAGATCGATGGCGGCATTTCGCCCGAGACCATCGGGGCAGCCGCCGAGGCGGGTTGCGACGCTTTCGTGGCAGGCTCAGCCGTATTCAAGTCGGACGATCCCGCCGGCGTCGTCAAGCAGCTGCGTGATCTGGCGGCTGGTGCCTGA
- a CDS encoding RsmB/NOP family class I SAM-dependent RNA methyltransferase: MSGGFRSRSKSGDKSPAGKPQDSHKSTGAKGRDGRPQRQQHGGRGGQHRGRQAAKGQRPGKRQEGGLIQAALAAGVDAPRSVAFDVVRRVSEDDAFANLIMPKALRKQKLKGRDAAFATEITYGTLRTLGVVDAVIAECSSRGLEAISPAVVDALRLGAYQVLYTRVEPHAAVDTTVRLVEAAGEVKAKGFANGIMRTITRTPAKAWLDKLAPQGEIAGIAFKHAHPTWIAESFSRVLGLGELEAALEADSDRPSVHLVARPGEISAEELALMTGNEEGRYSPYAVYMESGDPGQLEPVRQGLAAVQDEGSQLIARAVCEAPLEGEDTGRWLDLCAGPGGKAALMGALARIDSAHVDAVEVSPHRAALIEKTVSDLPVDVHVADGRNPGVGEGFDRVLVDAPCSGLGALRRRPEARWRKSEADIAELNQLQFELLSSALNLVRPGGVVIYSTCSPDLRETRGIVDRAVRELGAEELDAHALIPDMGDVGHEKSVQMWPHRHGTDAMFFAALCRAAD, encoded by the coding sequence ATGAGTGGTGGTTTCCGTTCCCGCAGCAAGTCCGGGGATAAGTCGCCGGCGGGAAAGCCGCAGGACTCCCACAAATCCACTGGTGCGAAGGGCCGAGATGGCCGCCCGCAACGGCAGCAGCATGGTGGCCGCGGTGGGCAGCATAGGGGCCGGCAGGCTGCTAAGGGCCAGCGTCCCGGCAAGCGCCAGGAAGGCGGTCTGATTCAGGCCGCGCTGGCCGCGGGCGTGGATGCGCCGCGTTCGGTCGCCTTCGACGTGGTGCGCAGGGTAAGCGAGGATGATGCTTTTGCCAACCTCATCATGCCCAAGGCACTGCGCAAGCAAAAGCTCAAGGGGCGCGACGCCGCCTTCGCCACCGAAATCACCTACGGCACGCTGCGCACCCTTGGCGTAGTTGATGCCGTCATCGCAGAGTGCTCCTCTCGCGGCCTCGAGGCCATTTCCCCAGCCGTGGTTGATGCCTTGCGTCTGGGTGCCTATCAAGTTCTTTATACCCGCGTGGAGCCACACGCGGCGGTTGATACCACCGTTCGTTTGGTAGAAGCCGCCGGTGAAGTCAAGGCCAAGGGCTTTGCCAATGGCATCATGCGCACCATTACGCGGACGCCGGCCAAGGCCTGGCTGGACAAGCTCGCCCCGCAGGGAGAAATCGCCGGCATCGCCTTTAAGCATGCCCACCCCACCTGGATTGCGGAATCGTTTAGCCGCGTGTTGGGCCTAGGGGAGTTGGAGGCTGCCCTGGAGGCGGATTCGGATCGACCTTCGGTTCATCTGGTGGCGCGTCCCGGGGAAATCTCGGCCGAGGAATTGGCCCTGATGACCGGCAATGAGGAGGGGCGTTATTCCCCTTATGCGGTGTACATGGAATCCGGTGACCCCGGCCAATTGGAACCCGTGCGCCAAGGATTGGCGGCCGTGCAGGACGAGGGTTCGCAGCTGATTGCCCGCGCGGTATGCGAGGCGCCCCTCGAAGGCGAGGACACCGGCCGGTGGCTGGATCTCTGCGCCGGTCCCGGCGGTAAGGCGGCCTTGATGGGCGCGCTTGCCCGCATCGACTCCGCGCATGTTGATGCAGTGGAGGTATCTCCGCACCGAGCGGCGCTGATTGAAAAGACGGTGAGCGATTTGCCCGTGGACGTCCATGTGGCAGATGGCCGCAATCCCGGGGTGGGAGAGGGCTTTGACCGCGTGCTTGTCGATGCCCCTTGTTCCGGCCTCGGCGCCCTCCGTCGCCGACCCGAGGCGCGGTGGCGCAAGTCGGAGGCCGATATTGCCGAGCTTAACCAGCTGCAATTCGAGCTCTTGTCTTCCGCATTAAACCTGGTGCGTCCAGGTGGCGTGGTTATCTACTCCACGTGTTCGCCAGATCTGCGCGAGACGAGGGGCATCGTTGACCGCGCCGTGCGCGAACTCGGCGCCGAAGAACTCGATGCGCATGCTCTCATCCCTGATATGGGCGATGTGGGCCATGAGAAGTCCGTGCAGATGTGGCCGCATCGGCACGGTACCGACGCCATGTTCTTTGCGGCGCTTTGCCGCGCAGCCGACTAA
- the fmt gene encoding methionyl-tRNA formyltransferase, which produces MRIIFAGTPEPAVVALEKLLASSHEVVAVITRPDAKKGRGRTLHPSPVKALAQEHGIEVLTPTTLRPDSEDGQALRARLKELQPEAIPVVAYGNLVTKDLLELPQHGWVNLHFSLLPAWRGAAPVQAAIAAGDDVTGASTFRIEEGLDTGPVLGTVTEEIKGTDTADDLLTRLAYSGGDLLVATMDGLAAGQLEAQPQQGEATYAPKISTAQARVEWSQPAFAIDRHIRAHTPGPGAWTMWDEARVKIGPVSRIEEAAVPQELEPGQLHIAKKAVFIGTGSQPVQLGKIQPPGKKMMNAADWARGLGKDAEVKFQ; this is translated from the coding sequence ATGCGGATCATTTTTGCCGGTACCCCTGAGCCAGCCGTTGTGGCCTTGGAAAAACTACTTGCCTCGTCGCACGAGGTGGTGGCGGTAATTACTCGCCCAGACGCGAAGAAGGGCCGCGGCCGCACTCTTCACCCGAGCCCAGTGAAAGCGCTCGCCCAAGAACATGGCATTGAAGTATTGACCCCAACCACCCTGCGCCCTGACTCGGAGGATGGGCAGGCGCTGCGCGCCCGCTTAAAGGAATTGCAGCCTGAGGCGATTCCGGTGGTGGCCTACGGCAATCTGGTGACTAAGGACCTGCTGGAACTACCACAGCATGGCTGGGTAAACCTGCACTTTTCCTTGCTTCCGGCATGGCGCGGCGCGGCCCCGGTGCAGGCTGCCATTGCCGCAGGCGATGACGTGACCGGCGCATCAACCTTCCGCATTGAGGAGGGCCTTGATACCGGCCCGGTGCTCGGCACCGTGACGGAGGAGATTAAAGGAACCGATACTGCCGATGACCTGTTGACGCGCCTTGCCTATTCCGGCGGCGATCTGCTCGTGGCCACCATGGATGGCCTAGCGGCGGGACAGCTGGAGGCGCAGCCGCAGCAGGGGGAGGCTACCTATGCGCCGAAAATCTCTACCGCGCAGGCACGCGTGGAGTGGTCCCAACCGGCATTTGCCATCGATCGGCACATTCGCGCACACACGCCTGGGCCGGGTGCATGGACCATGTGGGACGAGGCCCGCGTGAAGATTGGACCGGTCAGCCGCATAGAAGAGGCGGCGGTTCCACAGGAACTAGAACCAGGGCAGCTGCACATTGCCAAGAAAGCCGTATTCATCGGTACCGGTTCGCAGCCAGTCCAGCTGGGTAAAATCCAGCCTCCGGGAAAGAAGATGATGAATGCGGCCGATTGGGCCCGTGGACTAGGCAAGGATGCCGAGGTGAAGTTTCAATGA